CGGCACGGAATATTGCGGCAATCCCGAGCACCACGAATATGAGCTCTACCTGGCGCTCGAGGATATCGACCATTCGCGCACCAAGACCAAGAGCCCGCAAACGAATGGCATCGTCGAGCGGTTCCACAAGACGGTGCTCGACGAGTTCTATCGCGTCGCCTTCCGCAAGAAGATCTATGGATCGATCGCCGAACTCCAGGGCGATCTCGATTCCTGGGTCCAAAGCTACAACGAGGAAAGGCCGCATCAGGGGAGATGGTGCTTCGGCAAGACGCCAATGCAGACCTTCCTTGACGCGACCCCGCTTGCGAAGGAGAAGATGATCGCCGCCTGATCACAACCGACAGGCGGACCCGACACATCTCCGGACGCTGACCGTCAGATCAAGTGCCAGCTACTACAAATTAAATCGCAAATTCTCACGGCGCAACATAACCGTGAATCAGCCATGAACTGCCTGACCGAAGCGCTCACTGTCGCACGCGCGCAATCTGCGCTCGCCTGGGAGCTGTGGTCCTCGATGGCCTTGGCACGCATGCTTTCCGAAGACGGGCAGCGCGATCAGGCCCGCCATACGCTCGCCCTCGTCTACGACCGCTTCACCGAAGGATTCGAAACCGCAGATCTCAAGCTGGCGCACGCGCTGCTTGAGGATTTGCAATAGCCATTTAACCGCTCCACAGCACGCTGATAGCCACGATACCGTACTCTACTGGCTGGAGATTTGGTGGAACCGGGAATCCCTTCGCCATTCTAACATTTTCTCACAGAATCCAACGCGCCAAGGCGTCGGCCTTCGGGCATGTTCGTTGAGCGCAATTGTCCAGCAGTTTTCGCGCCCTACACCATGATGACACCATGATGAAGTCCTCTGTTCCGCAGACAACTCCAGTCGCCCTCCCACCCCTGGTGGCCGCCTACGTTGAAGCAACCAACAGCTTCGATCTCGAGCGATTGATGGTCACTTTTGCCGACGACGCTCTCGTCAACGATCAGTTACGGGACTACTGTGGAAAGCCGGCCATCAGAGAGTGGGCGAAACGCGATATTTTTGGCGAGAGATTGACGATGAACGTAACCAAGGTGATCAGCCACTACGGAAACTTCATCGTGACGGCCAACGTCGACGGCAACTATGACAAGCGCGGCCTGCCTGATCCGCTGGTGCTCGCCTTTTATTTCACCCCCCAGAGCGATTTGATCGTTCAGCTGATCATACTTCGTAATCGACACGATATTTGAGGCTCGACAAGCCTAACGACACGATCATTTCAATTGGCGTGGATCTGGACTTCCTCCTCATCCGACTGAATCTTCGTTGGACTTCGCGCG
Above is a window of Candidatus Binataceae bacterium DNA encoding:
- a CDS encoding integrase core domain-containing protein produces the protein GTEYCGNPEHHEYELYLALEDIDHSRTKTKSPQTNGIVERFHKTVLDEFYRVAFRKKIYGSIAELQGDLDSWVQSYNEERPHQGRWCFGKTPMQTFLDATPLAKEKMIAA